The following proteins are encoded in a genomic region of Paenibacillus sp. FSL R7-0273:
- a CDS encoding DUF2935 domain-containing protein, producing MSDPFVVRSLEEIRFWSRIMKEHSLFLRLGFRCEDTQLISEANQFQAMFEEIERKSYTFTAETDPQTIRAFNIEVHTAVSHIWVFKRKVLGLILQCKLPGQNNFPLLVDHVSREANYFRNRLEELNNGTLEPLHDAIIDENVFFLRIMADHAKFISHLLDPSERKLVEQAREFSHDFDTLLFQAIDLSSMRPQSQTVPLLSQFVDENKVSVESLRDFKKTARDLIAECRIKSIIHPLLADHVYREAEHFLFILDMFEKSLTGAKINKREILF from the coding sequence TTGTCTGATCCTTTTGTAGTCCGTTCACTGGAGGAGATCCGGTTCTGGTCACGTATCATGAAGGAGCATTCGCTGTTCCTGCGGCTGGGATTCAGGTGTGAGGATACACAATTAATCAGTGAGGCTAACCAGTTTCAAGCCATGTTTGAGGAAATCGAACGGAAGTCCTATACATTCACAGCCGAAACAGATCCACAGACAATCAGGGCATTCAATATTGAGGTCCATACTGCCGTCAGCCATATTTGGGTTTTCAAAAGAAAGGTGCTCGGACTCATCCTGCAGTGCAAGCTTCCCGGGCAGAACAATTTCCCGCTGCTGGTGGACCATGTGAGCAGGGAGGCCAATTATTTCCGCAACCGGCTCGAGGAGCTCAATAACGGCACGCTTGAACCGCTGCATGATGCGATTATCGATGAAAATGTATTTTTCCTGAGAATTATGGCCGACCATGCCAAGTTCATAAGCCATCTGCTGGATCCTTCCGAGCGGAAGCTGGTGGAGCAGGCAAGGGAGTTCAGCCATGATTTTGATACCCTGCTGTTTCAGGCAATCGATCTAAGCTCCATGCGGCCGCAATCCCAGACCGTGCCACTACTCAGCCAGTTCGTCGATGAGAATAAGGTATCCGTTGAATCGCTGCGCGACTTCAAAAAAACTGCCAGGGATTTAATCGCGGAATGCCGGATCAAGAGCATTATTCATCCGTTGCTGGCTGATCACGTATACCGGGAGGCGGAGCATTTCCTGTTCATTCTTGATATGTTTGAGAAATCGTTAACCGGAGCCAAGATCAACAAGCGTGAAATTTTATTCTGA
- a CDS encoding response regulator transcription factor has protein sequence MRILVIEDEEGLSDFIILELKHEGYEARPVYDGREGLEAALGEEWDIILLDLMLPKLNGMEICRRVKAVKDTPIIMITARDSVMDRVTGLDSGADDYIPKPFAIEELLARIRVIVRRNEKLSTQPSMTLGFKDLELHIDSRMLKKGDRWIELTKKEYELLFILLKNVNRVLTREMLVEQVWDYDVGIETNVVDVYIRHLRNKLETADKEEYIQTIRGIGYIMRDEK, from the coding sequence ATGCGCATTCTGGTTATTGAAGATGAGGAAGGCTTGTCCGATTTTATTATATTGGAATTGAAGCATGAAGGCTATGAGGCAAGGCCTGTCTATGACGGCAGGGAAGGGCTGGAAGCGGCGCTTGGTGAGGAGTGGGATATTATTCTGCTCGACCTCATGCTGCCGAAGCTTAATGGAATGGAAATCTGCCGCCGCGTCAAGGCTGTCAAGGATACGCCGATTATTATGATTACAGCAAGGGACAGCGTGATGGACAGGGTGACCGGTCTCGACAGCGGGGCTGATGATTATATTCCCAAGCCCTTTGCTATAGAAGAATTGCTGGCCAGAATCAGGGTGATTGTCAGAAGGAACGAGAAGCTGAGCACCCAGCCGTCCATGACGCTCGGCTTTAAGGATCTGGAGCTGCATATTGACTCGAGAATGCTGAAAAAGGGAGACCGCTGGATTGAGCTGACCAAGAAGGAATATGAGCTGCTGTTTATTTTGCTCAAGAATGTCAACCGGGTGCTGACGCGGGAAATGCTGGTCGAGCAGGTCTGGGATTATGATGTGGGGATCGAAACCAACGTTGTCGATGTGTACATCCGGCATCTCCGCAACAAGCTGGAGACCGCCGACAAGGAAGAATATATACAAACCATCAGAGGAATAGGATATATAATGCGGGATGAGAAATAG
- a CDS encoding HAMP domain-containing sensor histidine kinase, with protein sequence MRNRRKLSLRNINIKWKLTLWAAFLLLFLFLSYNLLQYTVIQNWVNNHEKEIIRNNMDEIVAFVQDYGDRSDLAEAGEYLEVLNERYQLIRIVGPDHTPVLSLSDHVPEDWVQPRNVGAEELLEVSPGGDALLIYRKPVEFDGFTGTVEIVRNLENFESLINLSTTLFIITGLAAIVLSLVGGRLISFQLLNPINSMIRTMKRIRENGLNERVQISNHQDEMTELSLMFNELMDSLEKSFKQQQQFIEDASHELKTPLSIIHGHLSMIKRWGKDDPEVLGRSIQLSLNETNRLVQMVSELLILTRVEDSGTAARDLQETIRVKQAIGEIVENFQTLNREFLISTRLEISDDYSLRVQKSHFQQLMIIILDNAIKYSGRTREIRIGAALTNGNLELAVTDYGMGIPEDELHLVTNRFYRVDKARSRKHGGNGLGLAIATRIMNSYAGKLEITSVYGKWTRVVLQFPLQNEPLAASEREVQP encoded by the coding sequence ATGAGAAATAGAAGGAAGCTCTCCTTAAGGAATATTAATATCAAATGGAAACTGACCCTGTGGGCTGCATTTCTGCTGCTGTTCCTGTTTCTCTCTTACAATCTGCTGCAATATACCGTGATCCAGAACTGGGTGAACAACCACGAAAAGGAAATTATCCGCAATAATATGGATGAGATCGTTGCCTTTGTCCAGGACTACGGGGACAGAAGCGATCTGGCGGAGGCCGGGGAATATCTGGAGGTATTGAATGAGCGCTATCAGCTGATCCGGATTGTCGGTCCTGACCACACGCCGGTTCTCAGCCTGTCAGACCATGTGCCGGAGGACTGGGTGCAGCCCAGAAATGTCGGAGCAGAGGAGCTGCTTGAGGTCTCCCCCGGGGGAGACGCCCTGCTGATCTACCGGAAGCCTGTGGAGTTTGACGGCTTCACAGGTACCGTTGAAATTGTACGGAATCTGGAGAACTTTGAGAGTCTGATTAATCTCAGTACCACATTGTTCATCATCACCGGGCTGGCTGCGATTGTGCTGAGCCTGGTCGGGGGCAGGCTGATCTCGTTCCAGCTGCTTAATCCGATTAATTCAATGATCCGTACGATGAAGCGGATCAGAGAGAACGGGCTCAATGAACGCGTCCAGATCAGCAATCACCAGGATGAAATGACCGAGCTGTCGCTGATGTTCAACGAGCTGATGGACAGCCTGGAGAAGTCCTTTAAGCAGCAGCAGCAGTTTATTGAGGATGCCTCACATGAATTAAAGACCCCGCTGTCGATCATTCACGGCCATTTATCAATGATCAAGCGCTGGGGGAAGGATGATCCCGAGGTTCTGGGCAGATCGATCCAGCTCAGCCTCAACGAGACGAACCGGCTGGTTCAGATGGTGTCCGAGCTGCTGATTTTGACAAGGGTCGAGGATTCCGGCACCGCCGCCAGGGACCTTCAGGAGACGATAAGAGTAAAGCAGGCGATCGGGGAGATTGTGGAGAATTTTCAGACCTTGAACCGTGAATTCCTGATCAGCACCAGGCTGGAGATCAGCGATGATTATAGCCTGCGCGTGCAAAAAAGCCATTTCCAGCAGCTGATGATTATCATCCTGGATAATGCGATTAAATACTCCGGCCGCACCAGGGAGATCCGGATCGGCGCAGCGTTGACTAACGGCAATCTGGAGCTGGCGGTAACCGATTACGGTATGGGCATACCGGAGGATGAGCTGCATCTGGTCACTAACCGGTTCTATAGAGTGGATAAAGCGCGCAGCCGCAAGCATGGAGGGAACGGGCTGGGTCTTGCCATCGCAACGAGAATTATGAACAGCTATGCAGGGAAGCTCGAGATAACAAGCGTTTACGGGAAATGGACCAGAGTGGTTTTACAGTTTCCCTTACAGAATGAACCGTTAGCAGCCAGCGAAAGGGAGGTACAGCCATGA
- the flgB gene encoding flagellar basal body rod protein FlgB encodes MIESRSSQINESLLKVLNARHQAIAENIANADTPNYKKKTVVFEEELRRVINGGSQGELDVRRTHDKHISIRDTASPVIPYRITRSSDTSMNNNGNNVDIDQEMSTLAENQLMYNYMADKVSGHYTKIRDLLQNLK; translated from the coding sequence ATGATTGAGAGCAGGTCTTCACAAATCAACGAATCTTTACTCAAGGTGCTGAATGCGAGGCATCAGGCGATTGCCGAGAATATTGCCAACGCGGATACACCTAATTACAAGAAGAAGACGGTAGTCTTTGAGGAGGAGCTCCGGCGTGTCATCAACGGCGGCTCGCAGGGGGAGCTGGACGTCAGAAGGACTCATGACAAGCATATTTCAATCAGAGATACCGCATCACCGGTGATCCCTTACCGGATTACCAGATCGAGCGACACATCAATGAATAACAACGGTAACAATGTGGATATCGATCAGGAAATGAGCACCCTGGCAGAAAATCAGCTGATGTATAACTACATGGCCGACAAGGTAAGCGGACATTACACGAAGATTAGGGATCTGCTGCAGAATTTGAAATAA
- a CDS encoding spore germination protein, giving the protein MEQQTAFSKREEPETLSTELAFNIERMQLEFLNCSDVMYRNCSIGGMNRATLIYVNGMCDVQAVDEFVLQPLIEHFRSSQRVDEVRNVELKEIFIPTLKISIAYETQKIIKAILRGETAIFTEGNAFVMLADLVKMEQRSIEEATSEKVVRGPRDAFMESLRTNTSLLRRRIRSSKLKLECMTLGKLTETEVVIGYMEGIVKEELVKEVRKRLQKIELDGIIHSSNIEEYIEDDMFSPFPQIQNTERPDVAVSSLLEGKVVIITDNTPFVLVLPMTYWSGLQAVDDYTDRYIYATFVRWIRYTFVHVSLLLPSLYVALTTYHLQVIPTPLVVSIASAREGVPLPAVIEALIMEFIFEGLREAGIRLPQQVGPAVSIAGALVIGQAVVAAGIISTPMVIIVSLTGIASFAFPVYNLGTAYRMLRFPLLLASGVLGFYGIVLFLIVLSVHMVTLKPFGVPYMSPYAPMSIRNLSDVLVRAPKSKMRWLQPWLAQNGAARFPKRNK; this is encoded by the coding sequence ATGGAACAGCAGACAGCCTTCAGTAAACGTGAAGAGCCGGAGACACTGTCTACGGAGCTGGCGTTCAATATAGAGCGGATGCAGCTGGAGTTTCTCAATTGTTCAGATGTGATGTACCGGAACTGCAGTATTGGGGGGATGAACCGGGCAACGCTGATTTATGTGAACGGGATGTGCGATGTCCAGGCGGTGGATGAATTTGTGCTGCAGCCGCTGATTGAGCATTTCCGCAGCAGCCAGCGGGTGGATGAGGTCCGGAATGTTGAGCTTAAGGAGATTTTTATCCCCACGCTGAAGATCAGCATTGCCTATGAAACACAGAAGATCATTAAGGCGATCCTGCGCGGGGAAACGGCTATTTTCACAGAGGGGAATGCATTTGTGATGCTGGCCGATCTGGTCAAAATGGAGCAGCGTTCCATTGAAGAGGCTACTTCGGAAAAGGTCGTCCGCGGACCTCGTGATGCGTTCATGGAATCGCTTCGGACCAACACCTCTCTGCTCCGGCGGCGGATCCGCTCCTCCAAGCTGAAGCTGGAATGTATGACGCTCGGCAAGCTGACTGAAACGGAAGTTGTAATCGGCTATATGGAGGGCATCGTAAAGGAAGAGCTGGTCAAGGAAGTGAGGAAGCGTCTGCAAAAAATCGAGCTGGACGGCATTATCCATTCCAGCAATATCGAAGAATATATTGAGGACGATATGTTCTCGCCTTTTCCGCAAATTCAGAATACCGAACGTCCGGATGTGGCTGTATCCAGCCTGCTGGAGGGAAAAGTCGTGATCATCACGGATAATACGCCGTTCGTACTGGTTTTACCAATGACCTACTGGTCCGGACTGCAGGCTGTAGATGATTATACAGACAGGTATATTTACGCTACCTTTGTGCGCTGGATCCGGTATACCTTTGTCCATGTTTCCCTTTTGCTGCCCTCACTGTATGTGGCTTTGACCACATACCATCTGCAGGTTATCCCGACACCGCTTGTGGTCAGCATCGCCTCTGCCCGGGAAGGCGTGCCGCTGCCGGCTGTAATTGAGGCGCTGATCATGGAATTTATATTCGAGGGCCTGCGTGAAGCCGGCATCCGGCTGCCCCAGCAGGTTGGGCCGGCCGTCAGTATTGCGGGAGCTCTGGTTATTGGGCAGGCGGTGGTGGCTGCGGGAATTATCTCCACCCCGATGGTCATCATCGTGTCCCTCACAGGGATTGCTTCCTTTGCCTTTCCGGTCTATAACCTGGGGACAGCCTACCGGATGCTGCGTTTTCCGCTGCTGCTTGCCTCCGGGGTGCTGGGGTTCTACGGTATTGTGCTGTTTCTCATCGTACTGTCTGTTCATATGGTAACGCTGAAGCCCTTTGGTGTGCCTTATATGTCACCCTATGCGCCGATGTCAATCCGCAATCTGAGTGATGTGCTTGTCAGGGCGCCCAAATCCAAAATGCGCTGGCTGCAGCCGTGGCTGGCTCAGAACGGGGCTGCCCGGTTCCCCAAACGGAACAAATAA
- a CDS encoding Ger(x)C family spore germination protein: protein MYRKITALFLILPLLLTGCWDRQELNDQAIVLGWGMDLVKEGVYLATANLVLPLASKSGGQQGGEQGGRSGFMTESAYGKNNRDAEQNMQRKLSRVLFPGHRRNIFIGEKLAEHGVFSILDEYGRSPMVRPRTNIFVVKEGTAQDAMSLAYQLETNPAIAVQKIQEKSGAPISRSLLDFYIMANGTGCGIMPALTILPPEVKTDKKSKNDSPPQTTLGLYGAAIFNSQLKLAGYLNHNEYWVRLWITDQLTGWIFTTIVNAIDADKPGGAAADALSGATSGQTVTVNVDTFKSRITPVFDDGQPGFRIRLEGKGYIEENDSPLNLSKPGNIEKVEARMNEYLEERVKEVVKKVQKDFKSDIFGLGDKLHQFHPYRWKKLAAEWETTFPDVELDIKVKLNLTGTGITGESLLPNREGGDK from the coding sequence ATGTACAGGAAAATAACAGCGTTATTCCTGATTCTGCCGCTGCTGCTTACCGGCTGCTGGGACCGGCAGGAGCTAAACGACCAGGCCATAGTGCTGGGCTGGGGCATGGATCTGGTGAAGGAGGGGGTGTACCTTGCGACCGCCAATCTGGTGCTGCCGCTTGCCTCCAAATCAGGCGGACAGCAGGGCGGGGAACAGGGCGGCCGTTCCGGCTTCATGACCGAAAGCGCATATGGCAAAAACAACAGGGATGCTGAACAGAATATGCAGCGAAAGCTGTCCCGTGTACTTTTCCCGGGGCACCGGCGCAATATTTTTATCGGGGAGAAGCTGGCGGAGCATGGTGTCTTCTCTATCCTTGATGAGTACGGACGGAGCCCGATGGTCCGGCCGCGGACGAATATTTTTGTCGTCAAGGAGGGGACGGCACAGGATGCAATGAGCCTGGCTTACCAGCTTGAGACCAATCCGGCCATTGCCGTTCAGAAAATTCAGGAGAAAAGCGGTGCACCAATCAGCCGGTCATTGCTCGACTTCTACATTATGGCTAATGGCACCGGCTGCGGGATCATGCCTGCGCTCACGATTCTGCCGCCGGAAGTGAAGACGGACAAGAAAAGTAAAAATGACAGTCCTCCGCAAACGACACTCGGTTTATACGGGGCAGCTATCTTTAACAGCCAGCTGAAGCTGGCGGGTTATCTGAATCATAATGAATACTGGGTCAGACTGTGGATTACAGATCAGCTGACAGGCTGGATTTTTACTACTATTGTCAATGCCATTGATGCCGATAAGCCGGGCGGGGCAGCCGCAGATGCATTATCCGGAGCAACGAGCGGCCAGACTGTAACGGTCAACGTAGATACCTTCAAGAGCAGGATTACCCCAGTTTTTGACGACGGGCAGCCGGGGTTCCGCATCCGGCTGGAGGGCAAGGGCTACATTGAGGAAAACGACTCTCCGTTGAACCTGTCCAAGCCGGGGAATATAGAGAAAGTGGAGGCCCGGATGAATGAATATCTGGAGGAACGGGTTAAAGAGGTTGTCAAAAAGGTGCAGAAGGATTTCAAAAGTGACATTTTCGGGCTGGGAGATAAGCTTCACCAGTTTCATCCCTACCGCTGGAAGAAGCTTGCCGCTGAGTGGGAAACTACCTTTCCGGACGTTGAGCTGGATATTAAGGTTAAGCTTAATCTGACGGGAACGGGAATTACGGGTGAATCCCTGCTGCCTAACAGAGAGGGCGGTGATAAATAG
- a CDS encoding GerAB/ArcD/ProY family transporter: MKISNRQLFWMILMMEIGINLLISMTATIRNARQDAWISYIAAGAAGLIITYAAARLSSRYPQQTLIQYSTAILGKWGGKLIVIPFILQWFWVMSLILRDEYLFIRLSVLYKTPDWVVIGTMIGVVLYTVYHGGIEAIGRVSELWGPILMVILALTFGLTFNNLNWTMLLPVYADTGLGVIAEGALAPVSLLGEAVLLMMLFPFVEHPGKETRKAVLLGVGLSSFLLLFGVLWVIMTFGPAVGGRMQFPFFEMVKLVYLMEFIQNMDIFVMAVWLVCIFVKLSIYMFITCYGVAQWIGKTRSWKKLTWAVAPVTFILTMLVIKLNPPSGLLLKAVWVRYVLPVNMIGIPLLLLVVSSVRRKHRQKI, from the coding sequence ATGAAGATCAGCAACCGCCAGCTGTTCTGGATGATTTTGATGATGGAGATCGGCATTAACCTGCTTATCTCGATGACAGCTACGATCCGCAATGCCAGACAGGATGCCTGGATTTCCTACATTGCGGCCGGAGCGGCGGGGCTGATCATCACCTATGCCGCCGCCCGGCTCAGCTCCCGTTATCCGCAGCAGACCCTGATACAGTACAGTACTGCCATTCTGGGCAAATGGGGCGGGAAGCTGATCGTCATTCCTTTTATCCTCCAGTGGTTCTGGGTGATGAGCCTGATTCTCAGGGATGAATATCTGTTCATCCGCCTCAGTGTTCTCTATAAAACACCGGACTGGGTTGTGATCGGCACGATGATCGGAGTGGTGCTGTACACCGTGTATCATGGAGGGATTGAGGCGATCGGCAGAGTCAGCGAGCTGTGGGGACCGATTCTTATGGTTATTCTGGCGCTGACCTTTGGCTTAACCTTTAATAATCTTAACTGGACCATGCTGCTGCCTGTATATGCAGATACCGGACTTGGGGTTATTGCGGAAGGGGCGCTTGCCCCGGTCTCGCTGCTGGGTGAAGCCGTGCTGCTTATGATGCTGTTTCCCTTTGTGGAGCATCCCGGAAAGGAGACCCGAAAGGCCGTGCTGCTGGGAGTAGGGCTCTCGTCGTTCCTGCTTCTATTTGGCGTCCTTTGGGTCATAATGACCTTTGGCCCGGCGGTTGGGGGCCGGATGCAGTTCCCGTTTTTTGAGATGGTCAAGCTGGTCTACCTGATGGAGTTCATTCAGAATATGGATATTTTTGTGATGGCTGTATGGCTGGTCTGCATCTTCGTCAAGCTGTCGATTTACATGTTCATAACCTGTTACGGAGTGGCCCAGTGGATCGGGAAAACGCGCAGCTGGAAAAAGCTCACTTGGGCGGTAGCTCCCGTAACCTTTATACTCACGATGCTGGTCATCAAGCTGAATCCGCCTTCCGGGCTGCTGCTTAAGGCAGTCTGGGTCCGTTATGTGCTGCCGGTGAATATGATCGGAATTCCGCTGCTGCTGCTGGTTGTTTCTTCTGTCCGGCGTAAGCATCGCCAGAAAATATAG
- a CDS encoding LacI family DNA-binding transcriptional regulator: MAEKEMTIKDVARLAGVSVATVSRVMNGRNRVSDATRKKIQKIIEELNFVPNTMAASMVSKKTHMLAVVVPEIQNPFYTAVIGGTVEAAKKEGFSTLVVSTYNDEAEEEEFFEGFLGRNVDGIILIGTHKDAGFYRNIRKPTILVDRYINDCGHDGVLIDNFRGAYEAARHFADFGHKRIAIIDGAHDFNDGKDRYWGYHQALHEHGIVPEAKYHKQGSWLEEDGYRFTMELLQSAEPPTAIFATNNVICTGAIKAIRDLNLQIGEDISLIGFDENELAQFVQPRVTVVGRPMREMGLQATEMLIQKIKAPPGEQAKLKRIVLDVELIKRGSVKKLN, encoded by the coding sequence ATGGCGGAGAAAGAAATGACAATTAAAGACGTGGCCAGACTCGCCGGAGTTTCTGTGGCTACCGTCTCGCGGGTGATGAACGGCAGGAATCGCGTAAGTGATGCCACCCGCAAAAAAATCCAGAAAATTATTGAAGAGCTGAATTTCGTGCCCAATACGATGGCTGCCTCAATGGTCAGCAAAAAGACGCATATGCTCGCGGTCGTTGTTCCGGAAATTCAGAACCCGTTCTACACGGCGGTCATCGGCGGTACGGTTGAGGCAGCGAAGAAGGAGGGCTTTTCCACGCTGGTTGTGTCTACGTATAACGATGAGGCCGAGGAGGAGGAATTCTTTGAAGGCTTTCTGGGACGCAATGTGGACGGCATCATTCTGATCGGTACACATAAGGATGCCGGCTTTTACCGGAATATCCGTAAGCCGACTATCCTGGTAGACCGTTATATCAATGATTGCGGGCATGACGGGGTGCTGATCGATAATTTCCGCGGGGCGTACGAGGCGGCCAGGCATTTTGCAGACTTTGGCCATAAGCGGATCGCGATTATCGACGGGGCGCATGACTTTAATGACGGGAAGGATCGGTACTGGGGATATCATCAGGCATTGCATGAGCATGGTATCGTGCCTGAAGCCAAGTATCATAAGCAGGGCAGCTGGCTTGAGGAGGACGGATACAGGTTCACGATGGAGCTGCTGCAGTCCGCCGAGCCGCCGACCGCTATTTTTGCTACCAATAACGTTATCTGTACCGGTGCCATCAAGGCCATCCGCGACCTGAATCTCCAAATCGGCGAGGATATTTCCCTGATCGGCTTTGACGAAAATGAGCTCGCACAGTTTGTTCAGCCCAGAGTTACAGTAGTAGGCAGACCGATGAGAGAGATGGGGCTACAGGCAACGGAGATGCTGATCCAGAAGATCAAGGCACCGCCGGGCGAGCAGGCGAAGCTGAAAAGGATAGTGCTGGATGTGGAGCTGATCAAGCGGGGATCTGTTAAAAAGCTAAACTAG
- a CDS encoding ribokinase, with amino-acid sequence MANILVVGSMNMDIVTRVADLPVPGETIQGLGTGFHAGGKGANQACAASRSGGAVTMAGGLGADAFGRQLYSQLEAEGIDTGAIVYTPETTGIAIITTDSSGENSIILSPGANFSYRAEELKVPDFSCYDVILLQNEIAGTVNEAVLEKAEAAGVPVVMNPAPVKGFDPGQLSRIKLLIVNETEAEALSGLPVEGFGQARTAGYRLLEEGVLQLVITLGSKGSLYMDADGTVIETPSYPVNVVDTTAAGDTFIGAFAAAYYGGMELKDSLQYASAAAALAVSAAGAQSSIPVKEQVDAFLAHCL; translated from the coding sequence ATGGCCAATATACTTGTCGTAGGCAGCATGAATATGGATATTGTGACACGTGTTGCGGATCTCCCCGTTCCAGGTGAGACGATACAGGGACTTGGAACCGGCTTTCATGCCGGAGGGAAGGGCGCCAACCAGGCCTGTGCCGCCTCCCGTTCCGGCGGGGCGGTTACGATGGCTGGCGGACTCGGTGCTGATGCCTTTGGCCGGCAGCTGTACAGTCAGCTTGAGGCGGAGGGAATCGATACGGGAGCCATTGTCTATACGCCGGAAACAACCGGCATAGCAATAATCACTACTGACAGCTCTGGGGAGAACAGCATCATCCTCTCTCCCGGTGCGAACTTCAGCTATCGTGCGGAGGAGCTGAAGGTGCCGGATTTCTCCTGCTATGATGTGATTCTGCTGCAGAATGAAATAGCAGGAACGGTGAATGAAGCGGTGCTTGAAAAGGCTGAGGCGGCAGGAGTTCCTGTGGTAATGAACCCAGCTCCCGTAAAAGGGTTTGACCCCGGCCAGCTTAGCCGGATTAAGCTGCTGATTGTGAACGAGACTGAAGCGGAGGCGCTGAGCGGACTCCCGGTTGAAGGCTTCGGTCAGGCTCGTACAGCCGGATACCGGCTGCTTGAGGAAGGCGTCCTGCAGCTGGTCATTACACTCGGCAGCAAAGGCTCACTCTATATGGATGCAGACGGAACGGTAATAGAGACTCCGTCTTATCCGGTTAATGTTGTGGACACTACAGCTGCCGGTGACACCTTTATCGGGGCATTTGCCGCCGCCTATTACGGGGGCATGGAGCTGAAGGACAGTCTGCAGTATGCGTCTGCGGCAGCGGCGCTTGCCGTATCGGCTGCCGGAGCCCAGAGCTCTATACCGGTGAAGGAGCAGGTGGATGCTTTTCTGGCTCACTGTTTATAG
- a CDS encoding sugar ABC transporter ATP-binding protein: MSQPVLSMQGISKEFPGVKALADVDFELYPGEVHALMGENGAGKSTLMKILSGVYPPTAGVIRLKGKEAAFGNPLDAQLQGVSIIHQEFNLFTNLSAAENIFIDRPEMAGRFGRIKWSKMVQEAQALVDSIGGGEIDVRQEVRHLGVHSQQVVEIAKALSFKADVLIMDEPSAALPENEVKKMFEVVRKLRSQGVAIVYVSHRMKEIFEIADKVTVLRDGRKIDTRPIGEVTEQSLIQMMVGKEVQQLYPEREQPHGQEVVLKVNGLSLDAGHKISFELHKGEILGLFGIPGSGSHTVAERLFGLKRGSGGLEINGKPVKIASPGDAKAQRLAYVPPDRHRQGIIKPMSIRQNISFPTLPGLSKGLVLDREAIREVSAEYMEKLRIKAPGDGQSVDFLSGGNQQKVVIAKWLAAKPDILILEEPTRGVDVGAKAEIYSIIHGLARDGLSILLISSEMPEVLGLSDRVLVLYKGDIVHEFTRGEADQEQLLQRASHPRTEGAAI, from the coding sequence ATGAGTCAGCCAGTACTGTCCATGCAAGGAATCAGCAAGGAGTTCCCGGGTGTCAAAGCTTTGGCGGATGTTGATTTTGAGCTCTATCCCGGTGAGGTTCACGCACTGATGGGAGAGAATGGAGCCGGTAAATCGACGCTGATGAAAATTTTGTCCGGTGTCTACCCGCCAACCGCAGGAGTGATCAGGCTTAAGGGCAAGGAAGCGGCTTTCGGCAATCCGCTGGATGCCCAGCTCCAGGGTGTATCCATTATCCACCAGGAGTTTAATCTGTTCACCAACCTGTCCGCAGCTGAGAACATTTTTATCGACCGTCCGGAAATGGCTGGCAGGTTCGGCCGGATCAAGTGGTCGAAAATGGTGCAGGAGGCGCAGGCGCTGGTTGACTCCATCGGAGGCGGCGAAATTGATGTGCGCCAGGAGGTCCGGCATTTGGGTGTACATAGCCAGCAGGTGGTCGAGATCGCCAAGGCCTTATCCTTTAAGGCGGATGTGCTGATTATGGATGAGCCGTCGGCCGCGCTGCCGGAGAATGAAGTGAAAAAGATGTTCGAAGTTGTCCGGAAGCTGCGCTCGCAGGGAGTAGCCATTGTGTACGTCTCCCACCGGATGAAGGAAATCTTCGAAATTGCCGATAAGGTCACCGTTCTGCGGGACGGACGCAAAATTGACACCAGGCCGATTGGCGAGGTCACGGAGCAGAGCCTGATCCAGATGATGGTCGGCAAAGAGGTCCAGCAGCTGTACCCTGAGCGGGAGCAGCCGCACGGACAGGAGGTTGTGCTTAAGGTTAACGGGCTGTCGCTGGATGCCGGCCACAAGATTTCGTTCGAGCTGCACAAAGGGGAAATCCTGGGATTGTTCGGCATACCGGGTTCGGGCTCACATACCGTTGCCGAGCGGCTCTTCGGGCTCAAGCGGGGCAGCGGCGGGCTTGAAATCAACGGGAAGCCGGTCAAGATTGCCAGCCCCGGTGATGCCAAGGCACAAAGATTGGCTTACGTCCCGCCTGACCGGCACCGCCAGGGCATCATTAAGCCGATGTCGATCAGGCAGAATATCTCTTTTCCGACACTGCCCGGTTTGTCTAAGGGACTGGTGCTGGACCGTGAGGCTATCCGTGAGGTGAGTGCAGAATACATGGAGAAGCTGAGGATCAAGGCACCGGGAGACGGACAAAGCGTTGATTTTCTCAGCGGAGGCAACCAGCAGAAGGTGGTCATAGCCAAATGGCTTGCGGCCAAGCCCGATATTCTGATACTGGAGGAGCCGACCCGGGGCGTGGATGTCGGCGCCAAAGCGGAGATTTACAGCATCATCCACGGGCTTGCCCGGGATGGGCTCAGCATTCTGCTGATTTCCTCCGAAATGCCGGAGGTGCTGGGCCTGAGCGACCGGGTGCTCGTGCTGTACAAAGGGGACATTGTCCATGAATTTACCCGCGGTGAAGCCGATCAGGAGCAGCTGCTGCAGCGGGCATCCCATCCCCGGACGGAAGGAGCCGCTATATGA